The following coding sequences are from one Hymenobacter sp. DG25A window:
- a CDS encoding helix-turn-helix domain-containing protein — translation MTLNTPTDYRTALRRLDALVAAGVEGNAALEAEFRELIIALDTYESKLGLLPIPNLPTSLAEMIELKRQQMRLKQKDLAQLLDVPAGRLSQILSGKRRVTLDLAKRLYERLGIPSDFILKNA, via the coding sequence ATGACGCTCAACACCCCTACTGATTACCGTACTGCGCTCCGCCGACTGGACGCGCTGGTAGCAGCAGGCGTGGAAGGGAATGCCGCTCTGGAAGCCGAGTTTCGGGAGCTGATTATTGCGCTGGATACTTACGAAAGCAAGCTGGGCCTGCTGCCCATTCCCAATCTGCCGACCTCCCTGGCCGAAATGATTGAGCTGAAACGACAGCAGATGCGCCTCAAGCAAAAGGATCTGGCGCAACTGCTGGATGTACCCGCCGGGCGTCTCTCCCAGATTTTGAGTGGCAAACGGCGCGTAACGCTTGACCTGGCCAAACGCCTTTACGAACGGTTAGGCATTCCTTCCGATTTCATTTTAAAGAACGCCTGA
- a CDS encoding YceD family protein, with product MKKDAQFDLAIAKLALKTHPFAFELDRAFFERFEQNIIQDGNLHVDLALTKTERVLTLDFHIKGTVKLICDRSLDEFDYPIDVQEQLLVRYGDKVTELDDNVLQITPETQTLPIAEHLFDYIALALPMKKLHPRFQNEPDENPDADSTFIFSTRSQDDANDDDEDTTDPRWNALRNLN from the coding sequence GTGAAAAAGGACGCACAATTTGATTTGGCTATTGCCAAGCTCGCGCTTAAAACGCACCCGTTTGCGTTTGAGCTCGACCGTGCATTTTTTGAGCGGTTCGAGCAAAACATCATTCAGGATGGCAACCTGCACGTGGACCTGGCCCTGACCAAGACCGAGCGGGTGCTGACCCTGGATTTTCACATTAAAGGCACCGTGAAGCTGATCTGCGACCGGAGCCTGGACGAGTTCGATTACCCCATTGACGTGCAGGAGCAACTGCTGGTGCGCTACGGTGATAAGGTGACCGAGCTGGACGATAATGTGCTGCAGATTACCCCGGAGACGCAGACGCTGCCCATTGCCGAGCACCTCTTCGATTACATTGCGCTGGCCTTGCCCATGAAGAAGCTGCACCCGCGCTTCCAGAATGAGCCCGACGAAAACCCCGACGCCGATAGTACCTTCATCTTCAGTACCCGCTCGCAGGACGATGCGAATGACGATGATGAGGACACCACGGACCCCCGGTGGAACGCCCTGCGCAACCTCAACTAA
- the rpmF gene encoding 50S ribosomal protein L32 has product MAHPKRRTSKTRRDKRRTHQNLTPKAISICNTTGELHLRHKAYVVDGDLYLHGKVAIKGYAPVATAAAAPDEE; this is encoded by the coding sequence ATGGCACATCCTAAGCGGCGCACCTCCAAAACCCGTCGCGACAAGCGTCGCACCCACCAGAACCTGACTCCTAAGGCTATTTCTATCTGCAATACCACTGGTGAGTTGCACCTGCGTCACAAAGCCTATGTGGTTGACGGCGACCTGTACCTGCACGGTAAAGTAGCTATTAAGGGTTACGCTCCCGTAGCTACCGCTGCCGCTGCTCCCGACGAAGAATAG
- the plsX gene encoding phosphate acyltransferase PlsX encodes MKIALDAMGGDFAPQAAVDGAVLAAGLLAGKAQIVLIGQEDAVRPLLEKHGPAAASLILVSASQVIEMGEHPAKAYQQKQDSSIAVGYRMLHAGEVEAFCSAGNTGAMLVGAMFSVKPVPGVLRPAIANFVPKLAGGFGIMLDVGANADCKPEMLEQFGELGSLYAQYVLGIAQPKVGLMNLGEEEGKGTAVMQAAHQLLKVNPHLHFIGNIEGRDLFNDKADVIVCDGYTGNVLLKMAESVYEIMAEKKMQDPFFDNFNYEAIGGSPILGINDNAIIGHGVSTPQAICNMLLQGFQMADSGISDQIKSTFKS; translated from the coding sequence ATGAAGATAGCCCTGGACGCAATGGGGGGCGATTTTGCTCCCCAGGCTGCCGTCGACGGCGCTGTGCTGGCCGCTGGTTTGCTGGCTGGCAAAGCTCAGATTGTGCTTATTGGCCAGGAAGATGCCGTGCGGCCCCTGCTTGAAAAGCATGGGCCCGCGGCTGCCAGCCTTATTCTCGTTTCTGCCTCGCAGGTAATTGAGATGGGCGAACATCCGGCCAAAGCCTACCAGCAAAAGCAGGACTCCAGTATTGCCGTTGGCTACCGGATGCTGCATGCCGGCGAGGTAGAAGCCTTCTGTTCTGCTGGCAACACGGGCGCTATGCTGGTGGGAGCTATGTTCAGTGTAAAACCCGTTCCGGGTGTGCTGCGGCCCGCCATTGCCAACTTTGTTCCGAAGCTGGCCGGTGGGTTTGGTATTATGCTGGACGTGGGCGCCAACGCCGACTGCAAACCCGAAATGCTGGAGCAATTCGGGGAGCTGGGCTCCTTGTACGCCCAGTACGTGCTGGGTATTGCGCAGCCAAAAGTAGGTTTGATGAACCTGGGTGAGGAAGAAGGCAAGGGTACGGCCGTAATGCAGGCCGCACACCAGCTGCTGAAAGTCAATCCGCACCTGCACTTCATCGGCAATATTGAAGGTCGTGACCTGTTCAACGACAAAGCGGACGTCATTGTCTGCGACGGCTACACCGGCAACGTGCTGTTGAAAATGGCCGAGTCGGTGTATGAAATCATGGCCGAGAAGAAGATGCAAGACCCCTTCTTCGATAACTTTAACTACGAAGCCATTGGCGGAAGCCCTATCTTGGGTATCAACGACAATGCCATTATCGGACACGGAGTGAGCACGCCGCAGGCTATCTGCAACATGCTGCTGCAAGGGTTCCAGATGGCCGACTCCGGCATATCAGACCAGATAAAAAGCACCTTCAAGTCCTAA
- the pdxA gene encoding 4-hydroxythreonine-4-phosphate dehydrogenase PdxA: MLPRIGISVGDLAGIGPEIIYKTFLDSRLLKYCTPVVYGTATVLFDEFPVDEQAGHLTFRQVRSAADIDPGKLNAVTCWEDDFSLTPGQPSAASGAAARQSLLAAARDLKAGLLDALVTAPISKENTQADDFRYPGHTEFLTSFFGAPESLMLLASEELRVATVTGHIALKDVPGKITKELLATKLRILLNSLKQDFGIQKPRVAVLGLNPHAGENGLLGTEEQEIVEPVIQDFLNDGHLVFGPFPADGYFGTGQFRQFDATLSLYHDQGLIPFKTLAFERGVNFTAGLPVIRTSPDHGTAYGLAGSFRADPTSFREALYMACNLVRERAGQAALKEKR; the protein is encoded by the coding sequence ATGCTCCCACGCATTGGTATTTCCGTCGGTGACCTGGCTGGCATCGGGCCGGAAATCATTTATAAGACGTTTCTCGACAGCCGCCTGCTCAAGTACTGCACGCCTGTGGTGTACGGCACGGCAACGGTCCTTTTCGATGAGTTTCCGGTCGACGAGCAGGCCGGGCACCTCACCTTCCGGCAGGTGCGCTCCGCCGCCGATATTGACCCCGGCAAGCTGAACGCGGTAACCTGCTGGGAGGATGATTTCTCCCTCACGCCCGGCCAGCCCAGCGCGGCCAGTGGTGCGGCCGCCCGGCAGTCGTTGCTGGCCGCTGCCCGCGACCTGAAGGCCGGTTTGCTGGATGCATTGGTAACGGCGCCCATCAGCAAGGAAAACACCCAGGCCGATGACTTCCGCTACCCCGGCCACACGGAATTTCTGACCAGCTTTTTTGGTGCCCCCGAAAGCCTCATGCTGCTGGCCAGCGAAGAGCTGCGCGTGGCTACTGTTACGGGCCATATTGCCCTGAAAGACGTGCCCGGCAAAATCACCAAAGAGTTGCTGGCAACCAAGCTGCGCATTCTGCTGAACTCCCTGAAGCAGGACTTTGGCATTCAGAAACCCCGCGTGGCCGTGCTGGGGCTTAATCCCCACGCCGGTGAAAACGGGCTGCTGGGTACCGAAGAGCAGGAGATTGTGGAGCCCGTGATTCAGGATTTTCTGAATGATGGTCACCTGGTTTTCGGCCCGTTCCCGGCCGATGGCTACTTCGGCACCGGCCAGTTCCGGCAGTTTGATGCTACGCTTTCCTTGTACCACGACCAGGGCCTGATTCCGTTTAAAACTCTGGCCTTTGAACGGGGCGTCAACTTCACGGCGGGCCTGCCCGTTATCCGCACCTCCCCCGACCACGGTACGGCATACGGCCTGGCCGGCTCGTTCCGCGCCGATCCAACTTCCTTCCGGGAAGCCCTTTACATGGCCTGCAATCTGGTGCGCGAGCGGGCCGGGCAGGCAGCGCTAAAGGAGAAAAGATAA